The Leishmania donovani BPK282A1 complete genome, chromosome 23 genome contains a region encoding:
- a CDS encoding ribosomal RNA methyltransferase-like protein, producing the protein MRATLVCRQGASRQWMQRQSQDPFVAKARQDGYVARSAYKLTHIDDRFHLFDRQHTRIAIDLGCSPGGWCQVIRERAGDRCFLLGIDLLPIKAQIPNAVIVQGDFTDVTTQEKLVKCLAHHSATLGRGDATTAVASPSSSCFTKVDVVTSDMCPNRMGGSQDRQRIAQLNLQAINVCAPLLRIGGHFVCKVLGSRAAYEELWCRLSRLFLTVHACKPPASRMHSDEAFLVALDKLATPRPASSATRSCSSRAIMGTASGDSSGGGRFGLDDWPGFGRPERRQRRG; encoded by the coding sequence ATGCGTGCCACACTCGTCTGCCGGCAGGGCGCCAGCCGACAGTggatgcagcggcagtcACAGGATCCGTTTGTAGCCAAGGCGCGCCAGGACGGCTACGTCGCGCGCAGCGCGTACAAACTGACACACATAGACGACCGCTTTCACCTCTTCGAccgccagcacacacgcatcgcGATAGACCTCGGCTGCAGTCCGGGCGGGTGGTGTCAGGTGATACGTGAGAGGGCCGGCGACCGCTGCTTCCTCCTTGGTATCGATCTTCTGCCCATCAAGGCGCAGATCCCGAATGCCGTGATTGTGCAGGGAGACTTTACAGACGTTACCACCCAAGAGAAGCTTGTGAAGTGCCTTGCCCATCACAGCGCTACTCTCGGCAGAGGAGATgcaacgacggcggtggcgtcgccgtcctcctcttGCTTTACCAAAGTGGATGTCGTCACGTCGGACATGTGCCCTAACCGAATGGGCGGCTCCCAAGATcggcagcgcatcgcgcagctgAACCTGCAAGCCATCAACGTGTGTGCACCGCTGCTACGCATTGGCGGGCACTTTGTATGCAAAGTCCTCGGGAGCCGCGCCGCCTACGAGGAGCTGTGGTGCCGCCTGTCCCGACTCTTCCTTACTGTGCACGCGTGTAAGCCGCCGGCGAGCCGCATGCACAGTGATGAGGCTTTCTTGGTGGCGCTGGACAAGCTTGCAACGCCGCGTCCGGCCTCGTCCGCCACCCGAAGCTGCTCCTCGAGAGCGATCATGGGCACAGCTAGTGgagacagcagcggtgggggtCGTTTCGGCCTGGACGACTGGCCGGGTTTCGGGCGCCCGgaacggcgccagcggcggggATGA